The Kocuria flava nucleotide sequence GGGCCGGTGCGCGGCGGACCCGAAACCGTCGGGGCGTCAGGGGATCAGGCCCCGCCCGGTCCACCCGGTGGGCAGGTGGCCACCGCGGGGCAGCAGCACGAGCCGTGACGAGGGCAGCTGCTCCGCCAGACGGCGGGCGTGGTCGGGCGGGACGACGTCGTCGTCCTCGGCGTGCACCACGACGATCTCGAGGTCGGCCAGGGTCCGGCCGGCGGTCGGGGGCAGGGCGAAGCCCGGCTCGCCCCACTCGGGGTCCGCGGGGTCCCACGCCGGGGCGGCGACGGTGACGACCCGCTGCAGCAGCGTGGGGATCCGGTGGCACAGGAACCGCAGCGCCTCGGACCCGCCCAGGGAGTGGCCGACGATCGCCCACGGCTCGTCGGGGATCTCCCGCACCGCCCGCCCGATGGCCTCCTGCCACAGGTCCGGGTCGGGGTCCTCCGGGCGCGGCAGCGCCGGGGCGACGACGTCGGCCTCGGGCCACTGCCGGCGCACCGCCTCGAGCAGGGGGTTGCAGGCCGGCTGCGGGCCGGCGCCGTGCAGGAAGAGGATCCGGTGGACCATGGAGCACCTCGGGGAAGGGGCGGGGCCGCGGGAGGAACCGCTGCACCCAGCGTCCTCGCGCCCGCTCCGGGGTGTCAAGGGCGCCGGTGTCCGCCGCCGCCCGTCCCTCTGCCCGCCCTGTGCCCGCCCTGTGCCCGCGACCGTGGTCACTCGCGGAGGGGGGAGGCGTCCGGGCGTGGTCATGCGGTGGTGCCCCGGGGCCGGAGCGCCACAATGGGACCATGACCGACGCCGCCGACCCCTCCCGTCCGACCCGCGCCTACTGGACCGTCGAGCCCGGCCGCGGCGAGCTGCGCCCCGCCCCGCTGCCCGCCCCGGGCCCCGGCGAGGTCCTGGTCCGGGCGCTGCGCTCCGGGATCAGCCGCGGCACCGAGTCGCTCGTGCACCGGGGGAAGGTGCCCGAGCGGGTCCGCGAGCGGATGCGCGCCCCGTTCCAGGAGGGCGAGCTGCCGGGCCCGGTGAAGTACGGCTACCTCTCCGTGGGCGTCGTGGAGCAGGGCCCGGCGGAGCTGCTGGGCCGGCGGGTGTTCTGCCTGCACCCGCACCAGGAGCGCTACGTGGTGCCCGCGGACGCCGTGACCCCCGTGCCCGACGACGTCCCCTCCGAGCGGGCGGTGCTCACCGGCTCGGTGGAGACCGCCGTCAACGCCCTGTGGGAGGCCGCGCCCCGGCTCGGCGACCGGGTGGCCGTGGTCGGCGCCGGGATGATCGGGGCCTGCGTCGCGGCCCTGCTGGCCCGCTTCCCGCTGGGACGGCTGCAGCTGGTCGACCCGCAGCCCGGGCGGGCCGCGCTCGCCGAGGCCCTGGGCGTGGCCCACGTGCTCCCGCAGGACGCCGCGGGCGAGTGCGACCTCGTCCTGCACGCCTCCTCGACCGCCGCCGGGCTGGCCCGCGGCCTGGAGCTGCTGGGCGACGAGGGGGAGCTGATCGAGCTGTCCTGGTACGGGGAGGACGACCCCGTGGTGCCCCTGGGCGCAGACTTCCACGCCCGCCGCCTGCAGATCCGCGCGAGCCAGGTCGGCGCCGTCGCCGCCGCCCGCCGGGCCCGGCGCACCCCTGCCGACCGGCTCGCCACCGCCCTCGAGGCGCTGCGCGACCCCCGCTTCGACGCGCTGCTCTCGGGCGGCTCGTCCTTCGAGGAGCTGCCCGCGACCATGGCCCGCCTGGCCGGGGCGCCCTCGGACGTCCTGTGCCACGTGGTGGCCTACGACCAGCCCCGCCCGGGGCCCGCACCGACCGAGGAGACCGCGTGTTCACCCTGACCGTCCGCGACCACATCATGATCGCCCACAGCCTCCCCGACCCGTTCTTCGGCCCCGCCCAGCGGCTGCACGGGGCGACCTACGAGGTGGAGACCACCTGGGCGCGGCCCGTCCTCGACGAGCACGGCGTGGTCATGGACATCGGGATGGCCTCGGGGCTGCTCGGGCAGGTCCTCGACGGCCTGCGCCACCGCAACCTCGACGAGCACCCCGACTTCGCCGGGCGGCTGAGCACCACGGAGGTGATCGCCCAGCACGTCGGCGAGCGCCTGGCCGCGGCCGCCGCCGGGACCGAGGGTCTCGAGCGGCTGACCGTGACGCTGCGGGAGAACCCCGACGCGTGGGCCTCCTACACCCTGGAGCTGCCCGTGCTCGGCGGGGGGTCGGGCCGTGGCTGAGCCGGCCGGCGCGCGGATCGACGTGGTGGTCCCCGACGACGACCGGCCCACCGGCGGCTCCCTCTACGACGAGCGGGTCGCCGCCGCGCTGCGCGGGCTCGGGCGGGAGGCCCGCACCGTGCCGGTCGCCGGGGACTGGCCGCGCCCGGACACCACGGCCCGCCGCCGGCTGCGCGCCGCCCTCGGGGCCCCGGTCCCGGGCCGGGCGGTCCTGCTCGACGGCCTGGTGGGCTGCGCCGCCCCGGAGGCCGTCGCCGACGCCGTGGCCGCCGGGGTGCCCGTGCACGTGCTCGTGCACCTGCCCCTGGCCCTCGAGACCGGCCTGGACCCGCAGCTCGCCGCGGCGCTGGACCGGCAGGAGGCGGCCGCCCTGGCCGCGGCCACCGGCGTGGTGGTGACCAGCTCGTGGGCCGCCGAGGACCTGCGCCGCCGCCACGGCACCGAGGACGCCGCCGTGGCCGTGCCCGGCACCGAGCCCGCCCCGGTCGCGACCGGGTCGGACCCGCCCCGGCTGACCTGCCTGGGCTCGCTCACGCCCCTGAAGAACCAGGTGCTGCTGCTCGAGGCGCTCGCCCCCCTCGGCGGGCAGGCCTGGTCCCTGGACCTCGTCGGCGCCCCGGGACCGCCGCCGTGGCGGGCCCGGGTCGACGCCGCGGTGGCCGCCCTGCCCGACCCGGCGCGGGTGCGCGTCCCCGGCCCGCTCACCGGTGCGGCCCTCGAGGCGCAGTGGGCCGCCACGGACCTGCTCGTGCTGCCCTCCCGCGCCGAGACCTACGGGATGGTCGTCGCCGAGGCGCTCGCCCACGGGGTGCCCGCCCTGGTCCCCGCCGGCACCGGGGCCGTCGAGGCCCTCGACGGCACCCCGCACGGGGTCGACCCCGCCGAGCGCGCCGGGGCCGTTCTGGACCCCGACGACCCCGCCGCCTGGACGACGGCCCTGCGCGCGTGGCTCACCGACCCGGCCCTGCGCGCACGGTGGCGGGCCGCGGCCCTGGCCCGCCGCCGGCGGCTGCGCCGGTGGAGCGACACCGCCCACGACGTCCTGGCCGCGCTCGAGGCCCCGGCCCGCGCGCCGTCCTGACCCGCCCGCACGACCGACCCGCCCGCACGACCGACCCGCCCGGGACCGACCGCCCCGCACCGCCGACCCCGCACCGGGGCCCGCTCCGGGGCAGGCCCCGGCCACCGACCGAAGGAGACACCGTGGACCGTTCTGCCGACCCGCACGAGACCGCCGGCCCCACCGGAGCGGCGGGCCCCGTGCCCGAGCGCCCCGTGGCCGAGGACTGGCTCGCGCTGCGCGAGGCCGCCGACGCCGCCGCCCGCGAGGACTCCCGCTTCCTGCTCGAGCGGCTCGAGCGGCACTGGGCCGCGGCCGCACCGGCCGGGGCGCCGGGGGCCGGGGAGCCGGTCGTCGTCGTCGACCTCGGGGCGGGCACGGGCGCGAACCGCGCGTGGCTGTCCTCCCGGCTGCCGGGCCCCCAGCGGTGGGTGCTGCTGGACCACGACGACCGCCTGCTCGAGCAGGCGGTGGCCGCGGCCCGCGCGGACGGGGCCGAGGTCGAGCCCGTCCACGCCGGGGTCGAGGAGCTGGCGGACGTGCTCGCCCGCCACCCCGGCCGGCGCCGGCTCGTGACCTGCTCCGCGCTGCTCGACCTGCTCACCACGGCGCAGATCGGGCAGCTGGCCCGCGTGCTGCGCGCCGAGGCCGTGCCCGCGCTGCTCGCCCTGACCGTCGACGGGGAGGTGCACCTCGACCCGCCGCACCCGCTCGACGCCCGGGTGCTCGGCGCCTTCGAGGACCACCAGAAGCGCGGCGAGCTCGCCGGCACGGAGGCCGTGGCCCTGACCATGGACGCGCTGCGGGAGCAGGGCATGGTCGTGGACGCGGCCCCCACCCCGTGGTGGGTCGCCGACCAGCCCTGGGCGCAGCCGCTGCTCGAGCGCTTCCTGGCCGACCGCGCCGACGCCGCCGTGGAGCACTACCCGGAGCTCGAGCCCGAGGCCCACGCGTGGCTGCGCACCCGCCTCGTGGACGTGGCCCGCGGCCGGCTGCGGGCCACCGTCGGCCACGCCGACGTCCTGGGGCTGCCGCCGGAGGACTGAGCCGCCTCAGCCCTCCGGGGTCCCGGCGCGGGCCCTGCGCTCGAGGCCCACGACGTCGCGGCCGAAGGAGGCGACCAGCAGCACCAGGGCCACCGCGGTGGCCGCGGCGGCCAGCGGCAGCGGGATCCAGGGCACGAGCGCGCCGATCAGCGTTCCGCCCTGGATCCCGGCGGTCGTGCGCCGGTAGCCGCTGGGCGGCAGGGGTGCCCGCCAGGCCGGGCGCACCCGCAGCCCCAGCAGGTACAGGTAGCGCAGCGCGCCGATGACCAGTACCCACGCCGCGCCCGGCAGCCCGAGCCGGGCGGCGACCGCCACGGCCAGCAGCAGGATCAGGGCGGCGTCGACCTCCTGGTCGAACCGTGCCCCGGCCGCCGTCGCCGTGCCCGTGCGGCGGGCCACCCGGCCGTCGAGCCCGTCGAGCAGCCACGCGGGCAGGGCCAGGGCCACCACCGCCCAGCACCACGGCTCCGGGGGGCGCGGCGCGCCGGCGAGCACCGGTGCGAGCCCGGCGGGCAGCAGGGCCGCGACGGCGGACACGAGCACCGACCGGGCGACCGTGACCCGGTCGGCGGGGCCGTAGGGCTCCGCCGACCGGCGGGTCGTGCTGCGCACGACCGCGCCGGTCACGGCGAGCGCGGCCAGGGCCGAGAGCACCGTCCCGGCCGGGCCGAGGCCGGTCGTGACGGCGACGGCGGCGACCGCGGCGCCCGTGGCGGCCAGGGCGGCGGCGGCGTCGCGGCGCACCGGGGCTGGGGGTGCCCCGGGGGCGCGGGGCCGCCCCGGCGCGGCGGGGTGGTCCGGGGCCATGCGCTCCTCCTGGGGTCGGGTCCCCATCCTGTCGGCGGCCCCGGGCGGGGGTCAACGCGCGGGCGGCGCGGGGGCCGCGCGTGGGGGAGACTGGGACGATGGACGACGACGTGAGGACCCGGCCCGAGGTGGTCGCCCCGGCCGGGGTCGGCCCCACCCGGATGCTGCGCGCCCTGCGGGACCGGCCGGGACTGGTGGCGCTGGTCGGGGACTGGCACGGCGGGGACACGGTCGTGGCCGTGGACCCGGTGCGGGTGCTGGGCCCCGGGGAGGACCCCTTCGCCGCGCTCGGGGCGGGCGGCCCGCCGGCGCCCGGGCAGGACCGGGACCCGCACGGGGACCGGGTCTTCGGCGGGGGCTGGATCGGGTGGCTGGGCTACCAGCTGGCCCGGGACCTGGAGCGGCTGCCGCCCGCCCCGCCCCGGGCGGCGACGCTGCCGGACCACCACCTGGCCCGCTACGACCACGTGCTGCGCCGCCGCGCGGCCACGGGGGAGTGGGTCCTCGAGGCGCTGCCGGGCGCCGACCCGGCCCGGGTGCGGCGCACCGCCGAGGCGGTGGCCGCCGGGCTGGCCGCCCCGGACCGGCCCCGGGACTGGGACTGCGGCCCGTTCGCGGCCGACGCCTCCGGGGAGGAGCACGCCGCGGCGGTGCGCCGGGCCCTGGGGCACATCCGCGACGGCGACGTCTTCCAGGTCAACGTCTGCCGCACCCTGGAGGCCTCCTTCGCCGGCGACCCCCTGGACCTGTTCTGCGCCGGGCAGGAGCGGCTTCGCCCGCGCTTCGCGGCGTTCCTGCGCGGCCCGGACGGATCGGCGGTGGTGAGCCTGTCCCCGGAGCTGTTCCTGCGACGCACCGGCACGGACGTGCTCACCTCCCCGATCAAGGGCACCG carries:
- a CDS encoding alpha/beta fold hydrolase, yielding MVHRILFLHGAGPQPACNPLLEAVRRQWPEADVVAPALPRPEDPDPDLWQEAIGRAVREIPDEPWAIVGHSLGGSEALRFLCHRIPTLLQRVVTVAAPAWDPADPEWGEPGFALPPTAGRTLADLEIVVVHAEDDDVVPPDHARRLAEQLPSSRLVLLPRGGHLPTGWTGRGLIP
- a CDS encoding zinc-dependent alcohol dehydrogenase is translated as MTDAADPSRPTRAYWTVEPGRGELRPAPLPAPGPGEVLVRALRSGISRGTESLVHRGKVPERVRERMRAPFQEGELPGPVKYGYLSVGVVEQGPAELLGRRVFCLHPHQERYVVPADAVTPVPDDVPSERAVLTGSVETAVNALWEAAPRLGDRVAVVGAGMIGACVAALLARFPLGRLQLVDPQPGRAALAEALGVAHVLPQDAAGECDLVLHASSTAAGLARGLELLGDEGELIELSWYGEDDPVVPLGADFHARRLQIRASQVGAVAAARRARRTPADRLATALEALRDPRFDALLSGGSSFEELPATMARLAGAPSDVLCHVVAYDQPRPGPAPTEETACSP
- a CDS encoding 6-pyruvoyl trahydropterin synthase family protein, with protein sequence MFTLTVRDHIMIAHSLPDPFFGPAQRLHGATYEVETTWARPVLDEHGVVMDIGMASGLLGQVLDGLRHRNLDEHPDFAGRLSTTEVIAQHVGERLAAAAAGTEGLERLTVTLRENPDAWASYTLELPVLGGGSGRG
- a CDS encoding glycosyltransferase family 4 protein; its protein translation is MAEPAGARIDVVVPDDDRPTGGSLYDERVAAALRGLGREARTVPVAGDWPRPDTTARRRLRAALGAPVPGRAVLLDGLVGCAAPEAVADAVAAGVPVHVLVHLPLALETGLDPQLAAALDRQEAAALAAATGVVVTSSWAAEDLRRRHGTEDAAVAVPGTEPAPVATGSDPPRLTCLGSLTPLKNQVLLLEALAPLGGQAWSLDLVGAPGPPPWRARVDAAVAALPDPARVRVPGPLTGAALEAQWAATDLLVLPSRAETYGMVVAEALAHGVPALVPAGTGAVEALDGTPHGVDPAERAGAVLDPDDPAAWTTALRAWLTDPALRARWRAAALARRRRLRRWSDTAHDVLAALEAPARAPS
- a CDS encoding class I SAM-dependent methyltransferase; the protein is MDRSADPHETAGPTGAAGPVPERPVAEDWLALREAADAAAREDSRFLLERLERHWAAAAPAGAPGAGEPVVVVDLGAGTGANRAWLSSRLPGPQRWVLLDHDDRLLEQAVAAARADGAEVEPVHAGVEELADVLARHPGRRRLVTCSALLDLLTTAQIGQLARVLRAEAVPALLALTVDGEVHLDPPHPLDARVLGAFEDHQKRGELAGTEAVALTMDALREQGMVVDAAPTPWWVADQPWAQPLLERFLADRADAAVEHYPELEPEAHAWLRTRLVDVARGRLRATVGHADVLGLPPED
- a CDS encoding CDP-alcohol phosphatidyltransferase family protein — protein: MAPDHPAAPGRPRAPGAPPAPVRRDAAAALAATGAAVAAVAVTTGLGPAGTVLSALAALAVTGAVVRSTTRRSAEPYGPADRVTVARSVLVSAVAALLPAGLAPVLAGAPRPPEPWCWAVVALALPAWLLDGLDGRVARRTGTATAAGARFDQEVDAALILLLAVAVAARLGLPGAAWVLVIGALRYLYLLGLRVRPAWRAPLPPSGYRRTTAGIQGGTLIGALVPWIPLPLAAAATAVALVLLVASFGRDVVGLERRARAGTPEG